In one Saccharibacillus brassicae genomic region, the following are encoded:
- a CDS encoding general stress protein, with product MTNRTIVGVFSTEQAALDAIHQLKAQGIGNDRITVIGRDPQNIEEISEDTNLKSPESNTKPEESKGFLHSIRDTFSGSEGSEFTNVGPYVAAGQLAHKFIGSDTYYGGNGWSEDFTALGFSEEEAKKYDVAVQSGSLLLLLEETAGDLGAIRSILGTSANTSE from the coding sequence ATGACTAACCGAACGATTGTTGGCGTATTTTCGACCGAACAGGCGGCACTTGATGCCATCCACCAGCTCAAAGCGCAGGGAATCGGAAACGATCGCATTACGGTAATCGGCCGCGACCCTCAAAATATCGAAGAGATCAGCGAAGATACCAACCTCAAATCGCCGGAATCCAACACGAAGCCCGAAGAGTCGAAAGGGTTCCTGCACAGCATTCGCGACACGTTCAGCGGATCGGAAGGCAGCGAGTTCACGAACGTCGGCCCTTACGTGGCGGCAGGCCAGCTGGCGCACAAGTTCATCGGCTCGGACACGTATTACGGCGGCAACGGCTGGAGCGAAGACTTCACGGCCCTCGGTTTCAGCGAGGAAGAAGCCAAGAAGTACGACGTGGCCGTACAATCCGGTTCGCTGCTGCTTCTGCTGGAAGAAACGGCCGGCGACCTGGGCGCGATTCGCAGCATTCTGGGCACAAGTGCCAATACGAGCGAGTAA
- a CDS encoding Rossmann-like domain-containing protein, producing the protein MNLNLNALQEAVLRGELGADPASVSATGAVSIYQTTQFPGSAVKYRNHYLLLRVGEAFGACSHTPGQLSADAAEECSGRSVAELLRDDRLPVRVAAMDAYLAAVRPHHGACREVAHIPAGTPLDKALLRDACVADTARIAPGSRVALIGVVNPLIEAIERRGGICLPCDLQLERTQSGQRVEPDMHVVLEQADSVICTGMTLSNGSFDLIVHKVREREIPLTVYAQTGSAIAARFVGEGVRSVVAEPFPFTQFSGGASELFIYH; encoded by the coding sequence ATGAACCTGAACCTGAACGCATTGCAGGAAGCGGTTCTGCGGGGAGAACTCGGCGCCGATCCCGCATCGGTGTCCGCGACCGGCGCGGTAAGTATCTACCAGACGACTCAGTTTCCCGGTTCTGCCGTGAAATACCGGAATCACTATTTGCTGCTGCGGGTGGGAGAAGCTTTTGGCGCATGCTCGCATACGCCCGGGCAGCTCTCCGCGGACGCGGCCGAGGAATGCTCCGGCCGCTCCGTGGCGGAGCTGCTGCGCGATGATCGCCTGCCGGTGCGCGTGGCGGCGATGGACGCCTATCTGGCCGCAGTGCGGCCGCATCACGGCGCCTGCCGGGAAGTGGCGCATATTCCCGCCGGTACTCCGCTGGACAAGGCGCTGCTGCGCGACGCCTGCGTCGCCGATACGGCGCGGATCGCGCCCGGCAGCCGCGTCGCGCTGATCGGCGTCGTCAATCCGCTGATCGAAGCGATCGAGCGGCGCGGAGGCATCTGCCTGCCCTGCGATTTGCAGCTGGAACGCACGCAGAGCGGACAGCGCGTGGAGCCGGACATGCACGTCGTGCTGGAGCAGGCCGACAGCGTCATCTGCACGGGCATGACGCTGAGCAACGGCAGCTTCGATCTGATCGTGCACAAGGTCCGGGAACGCGAAATACCGCTGACCGTCTACGCCCAGACCGGCAGCGCCATCGCCGCACGGTTCGTGGGCGAAGGCGTGCGGAGCGTCGTGGCCGAACCGTTTCCGTTTACGCAGTTTAGCGGCGGAGCTTCCGAACTGTTTATCTATCATTGA
- a CDS encoding class I SAM-dependent methyltransferase has product MSASLNSDRDNFLHTRPSLYLTFNGEEDFGMAQFIDKLLREYDSGPKVLDVGCGPGREVDWLSEAGYDVTGLDQSEEMLRWAREKYPERSFVRGDQERFELNEQFDALTCVGSTFLYNFTNDDVRAALGCFRNHLKEGGLLYLDMRNAAFFLTREGQRWLEEELIDRRMHGEQGVTLRTRFSIDLPNQLLLRDYSWEFDGQEPIAEHLKHRLLFPQELVRYLTESGFRLIELFDQPAPHIGAFEQDQPLVFGKSMQGRRLQLLAQAI; this is encoded by the coding sequence ATGTCGGCGTCACTTAATTCGGATCGCGACAATTTTTTGCACACCCGTCCGTCGCTGTACCTGACTTTTAACGGAGAAGAAGATTTCGGCATGGCGCAGTTTATTGACAAGCTGCTGCGCGAATACGACTCGGGACCGAAAGTGCTGGACGTCGGCTGCGGACCGGGCCGGGAAGTGGACTGGCTCAGCGAAGCCGGGTACGACGTGACGGGGCTGGACCAGTCGGAGGAAATGCTGCGCTGGGCCAGAGAGAAGTATCCCGAACGGTCTTTCGTGCGCGGAGATCAGGAACGTTTCGAGCTGAACGAGCAATTCGATGCGCTCACCTGCGTGGGCAGCACGTTTTTGTACAATTTTACGAACGACGACGTACGCGCTGCTCTTGGCTGCTTCCGCAACCATTTGAAGGAAGGCGGCCTGCTGTATCTGGATATGCGCAACGCGGCGTTTTTCCTCACCCGCGAAGGGCAGCGCTGGCTGGAGGAAGAATTGATCGACCGGCGTATGCACGGGGAGCAGGGAGTGACGCTGCGCACGCGCTTTTCGATCGACCTGCCGAATCAGCTGCTGCTGCGCGATTACAGCTGGGAATTCGACGGGCAGGAGCCGATCGCGGAACATCTGAAGCATCGGCTGCTGTTTCCGCAGGAACTTGTCCGGTATTTGACCGAGTCCGGCTTCCGCCTGATCGAGCTGTTCGATCAGCCTGCGCCGCATATCGGAGCGTTCGAACAAGATCAACCGCTCGTTTTTGGGAAAAGCATGCAGGGCAGAAGGCTTCAACTGCTTGCGCAGGCCATATGA
- a CDS encoding ABC transporter substrate-binding protein: protein MHRKKFFYPLLLIGFIMVGGCGAPAANEQAAPNRAEAAPASKEAEAGGEASDTGEKVPQELIIADQEIAAALDPVQPLTSSYLIAIGAGETLFKADPEGKIQPVLAESAEAVDAKTWKITLKPEAKFWSGKKVDAAAVVASLERSRKLDKQVVPYIQDLTFSVTDDAALQVKTAHPNMDVPLSLSSYQTLIHNAEAAHDAVGTMDLSGMYKVTAFEPQKRMELAVNDEYWGEKPAIARVVHEQIADEQTRMLSVLSGSSHIAQKMPVSAIEQLQAEDKVKLSTVPASNTQTVYLNLKQDKFRDVRVRQALSWGIDREELILQAAEGQSFPVTTWLSSNPAFAEARDAVYAKFDLERAGKLLDEAGWTLDGSGVRTKNGEPFTLTLMTWGGDRALGETLQYQWTQLGIQADIRHGDYSLIESARETGQWDAFIEAWSTFGEPHTLLSGQYAPEGSGNYGGFDDAKANELLERLEAATDAASRHARALEANAYIAEQAPVISLYPRPQVTAVSRNLEGFVDHFRPFENLVNANLKFVSP from the coding sequence ATGCATAGAAAAAAGTTTTTTTACCCGCTGCTGTTAATAGGATTCATCATGGTGGGAGGGTGCGGCGCGCCGGCGGCGAACGAGCAGGCCGCTCCTAATCGGGCCGAAGCGGCGCCGGCGTCCAAGGAAGCCGAGGCAGGCGGCGAAGCTTCCGATACCGGGGAGAAAGTTCCGCAGGAGCTGATCATCGCCGATCAGGAAATCGCGGCCGCGCTCGATCCGGTACAGCCGCTCACGTCGAGCTATTTGATCGCGATCGGCGCGGGCGAGACGCTGTTCAAAGCCGATCCCGAAGGGAAGATCCAGCCCGTGCTGGCAGAAAGCGCCGAAGCGGTCGACGCGAAGACATGGAAGATCACGCTCAAGCCGGAAGCGAAGTTCTGGAGCGGGAAAAAGGTCGATGCCGCGGCGGTCGTCGCTTCGCTGGAACGTTCGCGCAAGCTCGACAAGCAGGTCGTGCCGTACATTCAGGATTTGACGTTCTCCGTCACGGACGACGCCGCGCTGCAGGTCAAGACGGCGCATCCGAACATGGACGTGCCGCTGAGTCTGTCTTCGTACCAGACGCTGATCCATAACGCGGAAGCCGCTCACGACGCCGTAGGCACGATGGACTTGTCCGGCATGTACAAAGTGACCGCTTTCGAACCGCAGAAGCGGATGGAACTTGCCGTCAACGACGAGTACTGGGGCGAAAAGCCTGCGATTGCCCGCGTCGTGCACGAGCAGATTGCCGACGAGCAGACGCGGATGCTGTCCGTATTGAGCGGCAGCAGCCATATCGCGCAGAAGATGCCGGTATCGGCAATCGAACAGCTGCAGGCGGAAGACAAGGTGAAGCTTTCGACCGTGCCCGCTTCCAATACGCAGACCGTGTACCTGAATTTGAAGCAGGACAAATTCCGGGACGTCCGGGTCCGGCAGGCGCTGTCCTGGGGGATCGATCGCGAGGAACTGATTCTGCAGGCGGCGGAAGGGCAGAGCTTTCCCGTAACGACGTGGCTCAGTTCCAATCCGGCATTTGCCGAAGCGCGGGACGCGGTATACGCCAAGTTCGATCTTGAGCGTGCAGGGAAGCTGCTCGACGAAGCCGGTTGGACGCTCGACGGCTCGGGCGTGCGCACCAAAAACGGCGAACCGTTCACCCTGACGCTGATGACGTGGGGCGGCGATCGTGCGCTCGGCGAGACGCTGCAGTACCAGTGGACGCAGCTCGGCATTCAGGCCGATATCCGGCACGGCGATTACAGCCTGATCGAGAGCGCGCGCGAGACGGGCCAATGGGACGCTTTTATCGAAGCGTGGAGCACGTTCGGCGAGCCGCATACGCTTCTGAGCGGCCAATACGCGCCCGAAGGCAGCGGCAATTACGGAGGCTTCGACGACGCCAAAGCAAACGAACTGCTGGAGCGGTTGGAAGCGGCGACCGACGCAGCGTCGCGCCATGCGCGGGCGCTCGAAGCCAACGCCTATATCGCCGAACAGGCGCCGGTCATCAGCTTGTATCCGCGTCCGCAGGTGACGGCCGTCAG
- a CDS encoding ATP-grasp domain-containing protein, with the protein MAHLLMIESWVGASGRLLPVLLEERGHTYTFVTRRPGHYGEDGSESPHPVLAHAQEVLIAETNDTAELIEKLRPYAFDGVITVCDYYIDTVKDVAQALSLPCPFPAAVGQVRNKYRMREALDRAGLANPSYRIVRGWEEARAAAEEIGYPLVAKPVDLASSAFVNLIRDAQELHMAYAALENFPLNFRDQERDRRMLLEAFMEGSEVSVESVCCEGEIHTLGITDKSVTGTPYFIENGHMFPAQLSEETAGEVRLFVESALEAVGFDHGIAHTEVMLTADGPRIVEINPRTAGNYIVELVHHVTGLDLLDVFVDLALGCKPVLNTQDRGVRSAAIAFLVPPKRGLIEHLEGTEELANDARLARFQFADCESRFVEAPIDNACYLGHVVAIDREGRQARSYAEDALSRIRLRYAAESEVSP; encoded by the coding sequence ATGGCGCATTTATTGATGATCGAGAGTTGGGTCGGAGCGAGCGGCAGGCTGCTGCCTGTGCTGCTTGAAGAAAGAGGCCACACGTACACGTTCGTCACCCGCAGGCCGGGCCATTACGGGGAAGACGGCAGCGAATCGCCGCATCCGGTCCTCGCGCATGCGCAGGAAGTGCTGATCGCCGAGACGAACGATACGGCCGAACTGATCGAGAAGCTGCGGCCTTACGCGTTCGACGGCGTCATTACGGTGTGCGATTACTATATCGATACGGTCAAGGACGTGGCGCAGGCGCTGTCGCTTCCGTGTCCGTTTCCCGCCGCGGTGGGGCAGGTCAGGAACAAATACCGGATGCGCGAAGCGCTTGATCGGGCGGGGCTTGCCAATCCGTCCTACCGCATCGTGCGCGGGTGGGAAGAAGCGCGGGCGGCGGCCGAAGAGATCGGCTATCCGCTCGTCGCCAAGCCTGTCGATCTGGCGTCCAGCGCGTTCGTCAACCTTATTCGGGACGCGCAGGAATTACATATGGCCTATGCGGCCCTCGAGAACTTCCCGCTCAACTTCCGGGATCAGGAACGCGATCGCCGCATGCTGCTGGAAGCGTTTATGGAAGGCAGCGAAGTCAGCGTGGAGAGCGTCTGCTGCGAAGGAGAGATTCATACGCTGGGCATTACCGACAAGTCGGTCACCGGGACGCCTTATTTTATCGAGAACGGACATATGTTCCCGGCGCAGCTGAGCGAAGAGACAGCCGGGGAAGTGCGGCTGTTCGTCGAAAGCGCGCTTGAAGCGGTCGGCTTCGACCACGGCATCGCGCATACCGAAGTGATGCTGACGGCGGACGGTCCGCGCATCGTCGAGATCAATCCGAGAACGGCCGGCAATTACATCGTCGAACTCGTGCATCACGTCACCGGACTCGATCTGCTGGACGTGTTCGTCGATCTGGCGCTCGGCTGCAAGCCTGTGCTTAACACGCAGGACCGGGGCGTTCGCAGCGCCGCGATCGCGTTCCTCGTTCCGCCGAAGCGGGGCCTGATCGAGCACCTGGAAGGAACGGAAGAACTGGCGAACGATGCCCGCCTCGCCCGGTTCCAGTTCGCGGACTGCGAGTCCCGCTTCGTGGAAGCGCCGATCGACAATGCGTGCTATCTGGGCCACGTCGTCGCGATCGATCGCGAAGGGCGGCAGGCCAGAAGCTACGCCGAAGACGCGCTGTCGCGTATCCGGCTTCGTTACGCGGCAGAGAGCGAAGTCTCGCCATGA